In the Gemmatimonadaceae bacterium genome, one interval contains:
- a CDS encoding 2'-deoxycytidine 5'-triphosphate deaminase: MPEVWDSWVPGVLSKRQLKAVHKAGFIKHASSGGFDHSALDLHLSSDAFELKGGSVKPFGSDYFGQITSDRLLNPLVADQNGHFLLRPRRTYLFRLKESIEAKCTKSIWGRATAKSSIGRLDVLVRLIVDGTRRYEGFDPEELGEGSTSMFVEVTPITFPVVVKAGIALNQLRLFYGDPADCELKGHEISRTCLTQLAKDHHLSVNLAPVDIVGVPGCGFRATSPNRFGAPIRLWSGGNGELNPGKWWELVGANQQRRLKIQKGSFYILRSKERLRLPAGIAVYARAIDEEIGEMRIHYAGFAHPFFGQDREDGQLGTPLVFEVRGHDVDVNLRDGEILARLQFFRMSEEAKKERKNPARSVSKKKDPYNDQDLQLSKFFAKWKSRPKLVQQGK, from the coding sequence GTGCCTGAGGTTTGGGATTCCTGGGTACCTGGCGTTCTCTCAAAACGGCAACTTAAGGCAGTCCATAAAGCCGGATTCATCAAACATGCTAGTAGCGGCGGATTTGATCATTCGGCACTGGATTTACACTTGTCGAGCGATGCCTTTGAGCTGAAGGGCGGCTCCGTCAAGCCCTTCGGAAGTGACTATTTCGGGCAGATTACTAGCGATCGACTACTGAACCCACTAGTCGCTGACCAAAACGGCCATTTCTTATTGCGTCCGCGGAGAACCTATCTGTTTCGACTCAAAGAATCCATCGAAGCGAAATGCACAAAGTCTATTTGGGGTCGGGCGACGGCTAAGAGCTCAATCGGAAGGCTTGATGTTTTGGTTCGCCTCATAGTTGATGGAACTAGGCGATACGAAGGCTTTGATCCAGAGGAACTTGGGGAAGGGTCTACGAGCATGTTTGTGGAGGTAACGCCCATTACCTTCCCGGTCGTAGTTAAGGCCGGCATAGCATTAAATCAGTTGAGGCTTTTTTATGGAGATCCTGCCGATTGTGAGTTAAAAGGTCACGAGATTTCTCGAACGTGTTTGACACAGTTAGCCAAGGACCACCATCTGAGTGTTAACTTGGCCCCAGTCGACATAGTCGGCGTTCCCGGCTGCGGCTTTCGAGCGACGTCTCCGAATAGGTTTGGTGCGCCAATCCGATTGTGGTCGGGAGGGAACGGTGAGCTCAACCCGGGTAAGTGGTGGGAACTTGTCGGCGCTAACCAACAACGAAGACTGAAAATTCAGAAGGGCAGTTTTTATATACTTCGATCAAAAGAGAGGCTTCGTCTCCCGGCTGGAATTGCTGTATACGCGAGGGCGATCGATGAAGAGATCGGCGAAATGAGAATTCATTACGCTGGATTCGCTCATCCATTCTTTGGGCAAGACAGAGAGGACGGTCAGCTTGGAACTCCGCTGGTGTTTGAAGTGCGTGGTCATGATGTAGATGTGAATTTGAGAGACGGGGAAATCTTAGCGCGCCTTCAGTTCTTTCGAATGTCTGAGGAAGCGAAGAAAGAGAGGAAAAATCCCGCGCGGTCCGTATCAAAGAAGAAGGATCCATACAACGATCAAGATCTGCAGTTGTCCAAGTTCTTTGCGAAATGGAAGTCCAGACCAAAACTTGTCCAACAGGGCAAGTAA
- a CDS encoding ATP-binding protein, with protein MSLFFFGGIHGAGKSTLCEALKGPLDAVHLRASDLIGYVAEPGDLMRKAVVDVGANQELALSALTPYLTSSLTILLDGHYCLVRRDASIVNVPLDVFTSIRPLGLVLVEAPTFLVKQRLERREGSSEYQIEFLTRLTQVERQQAEFVSSSLNVPLKIWRHGMRKSSVLTFARRLLVNA; from the coding sequence ATGAGCTTGTTCTTTTTTGGCGGGATTCATGGCGCGGGAAAATCCACCCTTTGCGAAGCGCTAAAGGGTCCGCTAGACGCCGTTCATCTGAGGGCAAGCGACCTGATAGGCTATGTCGCGGAGCCAGGTGACCTCATGCGTAAAGCCGTCGTGGATGTCGGCGCGAACCAAGAACTAGCGCTGTCTGCGCTGACGCCGTACTTGACTTCCTCGCTGACGATTTTGCTTGACGGCCACTATTGTCTAGTTCGCAGAGATGCGAGCATCGTCAATGTACCACTGGACGTGTTCACAAGTATACGGCCATTGGGACTAGTGTTGGTGGAGGCGCCAACCTTCCTAGTTAAGCAACGTCTCGAGCGGCGAGAAGGTAGCTCTGAATACCAAATTGAGTTTCTCACACGTCTTACCCAGGTGGAGCGACAGCAGGCTGAATTCGTAAGCTCGTCTCTAAATGTGCCGCTCAAGATTTGGCGACATGGAATGCGAAAAAGCAGCGTCCTGACGTTCGCTCGACGTCTATTGGTAAATGCGTGA